The DNA segment AAAAAATCGAAACGTCATTTTAGTGAAGCAGAAAAAAGAGAATTTTGTTTATCTTGGAAGAGTTCTGGCTTACGTAAAAGTGAATTTTGTCGAGTGAATGGACTTTCTGAAGGAAGTTTTCACGGGTGGTATCGAGAGTTTCTCCAAGGATCTTTTGGAAATTTTTCACCTTTAATGTCGTCGTCATCAATGGAAAAAGTGGATCTGGAAAAAATATCGCTGACAATGACGCTGCCTAACCAAACACAATTATGCGTGTTGTTGCCTGAAGATCGTTTGATTTCTTTTATTGTGGAGATTTGTCATGCAACTACAATTATACGGTAGGAAGATTTGGGTATATCGATCCGCGATTGATTTTCGTCGTTCTATCGATGGTTTAAGTGCAATGATCATGAGCGAAATAAAGCAGTCCCCTAAAGATGGGGTCTATTTATTTTTCAATCGCCATCACGACAAAGTCAAATGCTTATCCTGGCATAAAAATGGGTTTGTGCTGTTGTACAAGCGTTTGGAGGCTGGACGATTTGCAATGAAATTCAATGATAAATCCGGCGTAATGGAAATCAATACAGACGAATTGAGCTGGTTGTTAGCAGGTTTGGAGTGGCAGAAAATGCGAGATTGGAAAGAATTAAATTACTCGAAATTTAGCTGATTATTTTCGCTAAAAAAAGAAAAAAACATCTGTAAAATAAGCATTTTTATATTGCTTGTGGTATAATTTCCACATACCAATGGATGTTAAAAATTTCAATGAATGCTGATGATTTTTCTGTTTTGCAAGCGACCTACGCCCTACACGAAATTGAAATTATTACGTTGAGGGAGCGTGTTTTAACGTTAGAAGAAGAAATTGCGCGACTCAAAGAAAAGCTGGCTTTGCAACAGAAAAATCAATTTGATAAAAAAAGTGAAGTCAGCAAAACAGATCCTCTCGAAGAAAACTCCTCTTCGGTTCACACGGTTGCCGCTCACCAGCGCACTCGAAAACCGCGCGGCAATCGCTTTGATACTTCTGAGTTGCCGCGACATACCGTCATTCATGATTTATCAGAAACCCAACGACACTGCGCTTGTTGCCAGGAAGCCTTACACAAGATTGGCGAAGAAGTTTCTGAACAAGTCGAAATCATTCCGACACGCTATTGTGTGATTGAACATGTGCGATTGAAATACGGTTGCCGACAATGCGACACCATCGTGATGGCGGATAAACCTCCCGCACCCATTCCAAAAGCGGCTGCGGGGGCAAGTTTATTGGCGGATATTTTAATTGGGAAGTATCATGCGCATCTTCCGCTGTATCGGCAATCCAAATTG comes from the Candidatus Dependentiae bacterium genome and includes:
- the tnpB gene encoding IS66 family insertion sequence element accessory protein TnpB, with the protein product MQLQLYGRKIWVYRSAIDFRRSIDGLSAMIMSEIKQSPKDGVYLFFNRHHDKVKCLSWHKNGFVLLYKRLEAGRFAMKFNDKSGVMEINTDELSWLLAGLEWQKMRDWKELNYSKFS